ACAAAACCCAAAATTCAGAAAACGAGTTGTTTAAATTCTAATGATTGGAGTTAAAAATCACTTTCTGAATATAATGGCAACTTACAGAACATAACCAATTTGACCATCTGGTAAAACCATTGGAACCATATGCATTCCTGCTGGCATGGGACCCCTACCATATATCACTGGCTGTTCATGTGTGCAAATCCATGAGATGGTTTCAACCAGTAGATAGACTACGTGAACATACATACAAATCAATGCAAATACCTGCTGAAAACCAGTGCCAACACCATACCCAGCCCCTAGAGAGCCATATTGGTTACTGGCAAAACCACCATACCCagaatgtggaagatggtttGGATGAGGCATGGCATTATAGGGATAAGTAGCATCTGACTTTTTATCAGATTGAGGTTTAGCAAGTGCAACCTCCAATACTTGGCCTGCAGTTCAAATCCCTCTGAAAAAGTTACTGGTGGACTCatcaatatgaaaaaagaaagcaaagaaagTTCAAAGCACGGTTCATTAAATAACTCTGAAGTAATTCACATGGCACAATCACatctaattaaaagaaataaaaaaggagtAGATGAAACCAGCCTTCATTAGTTATTTGACATCAACAGAAATACCTCTGCCAAAACCATTACGATACTTTCACTTGTTCAAGATTTAAACTTTAATATGCATAAGGTTCCATGAGTTGTAATTTATCATAACAGTAACCAGGCTTGGAAACAATTAACCGAGTAAATAAGTCACTACATTTTTCTagtttacaaaaagaataaacgCTAACAGCGTACGCTTGAACCATGAGATTGGCATTTGCTCCAATCATTCCATTCATGTCCTAAATCATGAAAACATTAAATTTTGTCTAGAAACATATAACATCATACGCCCTTCATTCTGTTCACTCTATTATCTTAGAATATCCCTAGAGATATTCTATCTATAATTTCAAAGGCTACATATGacattcatttttaattaatttatttatttttcaattgaagGTTTATTTGGAATGTCTTGGAATTGGTGAATTGGCCCAACAAAAAATTGACCCTGATATTTATGTCAAGTAAGAATCAGCTGTACATTTGTATATTACaagaccaaaaataaataaaaaaatcatgtaccGACATTTAGTAGATTTAACAGAAAATAGATGAGGTTGTGTGGCAGTCTTTGAGTTTCCACAAACATGACctaaatatgtatttaaaaagTACCATCAATTTCATATTTCTCTGCATCTTTAACAGCCTTCAATGCACTTAACCTTTCAGCATAATGGATGAACCCAAAATCCCGTTTGCCACCAGCTTTTCCAGGTGGCATAACCACTTTTGTAACTTCCCCATGGTGCTGAAATAGTTCCTTCAGTTTTTCAGTACTAGTGTTCTCAGGAATGTTTTTGACATAAAGAGCCTTAACCTGAGAAGGtcaaaacaaataacattattttgtaAGATCAGGCACTTCTATTTGTTAGGTAGCTATCTATAGGCAGTGAAAGGTAGAATACGGTCTCAGCAACTTTTACACAAAAGTGCATGGGGGATTTTTATCTCTATCTCTGGAAAAAATATAGTTACCATGACCTGTAGATTTCTCTCATACAGTTTGCAATTTAAGAAATACTAGTTAAAGACTAGGGCTAATACACAAACAAAATTTCACAGAAGTCTGTAAATATTTCCATCAAATCCACATTTTGGAGAATATCACGGAAAACATAATCTTTCACAGAAAGCCTTCCAGGATACTTAAAAACAAGATATCTCATTATCGTATGAAATTTAAGACCAGGGTCAACTAAATCCTTACAAATAATTTAAGGGTATTGGTAGAAGTCAGATACAGCCAAAACATTCTCTTAAACAATCCTAAGACCCTTctgttttttgaaattttcaagtCTGAATTACAGCCTTCAGTTTAAATGAATCAAGAAGTGAGAAATATtggaataaaataattgatgtaATGATGCATATCACTCATTGCTATAGTGTCTATTTAGATCATCCAATAAATTTATTCTTGCCCTATGCTATAGTGTCTATTTAGATCATCCACTTTGGGCATAACCTCATGCATGATCTTGCTACGTCGATGACAGGACCACTGATTACCAGGTTAGAGtatgaggaaaagaaacttgATGGGCCATGTTTGGCAACTGGTAATATTGGTCTACAGTAGagtagatttttatttacattaaaaaCTTTTTCCCAACTTCTTCCCAAACATATAAAACTcctcatctcaacctatttccgtttctcattaaaaatctattattttaatataaaacacattaattattaaaacaaacaaCCGGCCCAGCATTCACAACCAACACAAGGCCACCATCAACTGCCCGTGGGTGGAAAACGATCTGGTGGCCACTCCTGTGGGCAGTTCAAATCGAGCTGCTCAAGGTTGGCCACTCttatcttccttttcttctctgttttttttaaaataataaatatgaaaaaatattacataaattcatatttaaacatatttttaaggTGGTGCTGGATATGAAATGAACTATGGTACAGCCCATTGccaagaataaaagaaagagataaagaCAAGGAAAGTTGACTGGCGAAAGTAAGTAGGACTCAACTactcaaagaagaaaagagaccTCTATAAAATGGGGAATCTCTACAAATCAAGGCAGATTATTGGCTCCCCCCTCTCTAGATTTCTACAGGGATGACATCTTCTTCAATCTCTCCTCAACCCTGTTTTCTCCTTTGTATTGAGATCTATGTGAGATCATGAGAAAATGTAAAACCATCACACATAGTGGATTTGTTTCTCAAATGATCCGTGAACGTAGGCTTTTCTGCCGAACTACATAAATctttgtgtctctctctctctctctttatttactttttatttcatGGATGAGCATTCGAACACTATATCAATGCCAAGCACATTTACACAAAACCTATAAAACCTTCTTCTCATATCTATTCACTATTCATAAAAGTTCCCAACTTTTACCATCCAAACATACATTTACATCCCTTCCTTCCATCCCAATGTCATTTACCCCTAAATTTTGATTCAGTGCAACTCGAACCCCAATTTAAAATTCAGTTCATCTTTGGGCAGGTCTGTCTTGTAAAAGGAGTTTATCAGACACCAATAATAAGATGACACTTCAGCATTGCACAAAGATGAATCCTAAACCTGGTTGCACCAAAGCAAGGGCATTTAGGTCAATTACAGAAATCTCACTTGGAACAGAAAACCTTCACTCGTTACTCCCACAAAATCCCTTCGACAGAAAACAGCTGCCACCCCACCGTAGCCTTCAACCGAATGCCGCACGCCATACGTCGGTGAAGGAGATTCAGAGTAGACTGGCACACCCCTTCCGTCACACCCGTTCCGATCTTCCGTTGCACACGATACAGGCACATTCAAGTTTCACCCTAAAACTAAGAGTTGATTCGTACGCCGCACTGCCCATTCCTCCTTCCAGACGGacaaagatgatgatgatgacgatgatgatgaaATAGGGTCTGGTGGTgggaaattttttgaaaattttctggTTGGTGCAATATTTTGGGGAATTTACTTTTAATGGTGGAAGGTTCAGGTGGGACGTGGAGTTACGGGGAAGGGCGAGACgtccatgagagagagagagagagagagagaatgagaggaaaAGTGCGAAGTAAAGtcgagaaagaaagaaagcagaAGATGGGCAAGAGAAATGGAGTCACTGGGGCTGAAATTTTGTTTCAGCGAGAGAGAGGGGCAGGGACGCAGGAGGAGCAGTCCTTCAGGGGCTGGggaggaagaaaatgaacaaaGAGAGAAGGGTCAGactgagaggaaaaaaaatgagagagagagagagaaggcacTCGCAGactgagaggaaaaaaaatcctatgAAATGCTTCACACAGGCCAATCCGTGTTTGACACACGTGGCAATTTTTTATTAGACTCTATTAGATGGGGAAAAACGGAATGGCCTGTGTGAAGTCATTctctttaaaatttcaaaatcagtTGCTCTCCTTTTGCCAAAAATCCCCATTAACTTTAACATTAGTGAAAACCAAATCACTAACAAAGCCAAAACAACTAACCCATCAACCTCATTACATTCTCGGAAAACATCCAAAAGGCCTCACAAgccatctttctttttctttcttataagTATCTCCTAATCAATCTATTAAGTGACGCTAAAACTACCTCGTCATGAAGAAGCCCTACCACCATAGCACAATGCTCGTTTTTAGTGTCTGTCTTCTTGTACACATTTCCATCAAATTAgcagtcattttattttttctccaagAGGTCTCATTTCCATTGAATCAAAGTTTAGGGAGTAAGTGACTATGGGATGGTAATCTACAAGGGAAAAATGTAATTGACATCTAGGTGTGTGCGCACAAGAGCATGCATGCGATTAATAAATTGGTGAATCCTTTTGACTTACCAAAATAAGATAGATGAAAATACATGAAGAGCCATAATGGTAGATTGTCAATGTGTGTATGCATGTGTGTCTGCATGTACCAAATTGGTGAATCCACTCATCCTCCTACGGACATAAGTTGAACACTAACGGAGTGAAGAGCTGTAATGGCAGGTTGTTGACTAAACACTAAGCATTTGAATGAGCTTGATATGAGTAAATCATTATTAGTCGGTGACCAATAGATACTTTAGTTTAACAAGTTGCAATGAAAGACTATTCATGACCAAAATTCCTTGGTTAATATGCAACCTTCAACAAAACTTATGTCTTAGACTCTTATTTGCAAACAATGATCctattttatttcaatcatCTTGCCATGGACTacgattatatgatattatagtTCACAAATTGTCAAGCGGAATTGATTCAAGTCAATGAACAATAATCTTTTTTTGTACTCGTAGTTTTTATAGATTCACATTAGTGTATGAAAGGTACCTAAGTAATTAtacatgtatacatacatatgtcGTAATTATATACATGTGTATATACAGATAACTATAATTTTGCAATTAAAGAAATTGATTTATCACATTTGTAAATTATAAATCTGAAACATATAAGACACGCTCTAAGGTTGGGCAAGTCATTTCGATCAAGAGTAccctttttaaaattttccaaattactttattttttctatttctcgTGGGTGTTGTTTATTGTCTTGAGAAACTTCAGAGGGAAGGACTTGGTGATGAATTCAAGTACCACCTTTTTAAGTGATCAAGGATTAGCACTCCCCTTTTTCAAGTGGCTTGGGGGTCAGAAGTTTGTTCTTGTTCAACAAAGCTCTCTTTGGAAAGTGGTTATGGCATTAAGCCACAGAAAAAGAGGCACTCTGACATTGGTGGTTGAAGTCAGAAATAGTAGCCGATGGGAAGATTGGTGTTCAAATGAGGTTAGCGGGCTGTTCAAGGTGGGGGTGTGGAAAAGCATCAGGAGAGGGTGGAGGATTTCTCTCGTTGCCTTCAATTTAAGGTAGGGGATGGGTCAAAGATTAGATTCCGGCATGATATATGATGTGGGGATAATAATCCCTTGAAGATAGTTTTCTCGGCATTGTATAGACTCTCATGTTGCATAGAGGCATCAGTGGCAGAACTTCTACATATCTTTGAGAATAGACCCCAAtggaatgttatttttattatagcgGCACATGATTGGAAAATAGGAATGATATCTTCGTTCTTTGTTTGTACTCTTTTGCTCAAAGAGGAGACAGAGCTGATGACATCTACTGGTTCCTACTGAAAGATGAATCTTTGTTGTCAAGTATTTCTACCAGCAATCTTCCCTCAAAATAACCTCTCTTTTCCTAGGaagaatttggagaaataagcCATCATCAAGGGCCACAttctttgtttggttgattGCATCAAGATAAATCTTAATAGTGaataatttgaggaagaaaaagtcGTAATAATGGATtgatgttgtatgtgtaagGGGGTGGAGAAAACATCGATGATCTTTCGCTTCACTGTGAGGTGGCCAAGGATTTATGGGGCATCAATATCTTGCACAATTGGATCCTTGGCAGGTGGGGGATTTGCTAGCTTGTTGTTGCACTCCTATTAGTACCCATAACAACTCTAAGGTTTGAAGATCGTTCCCTTGCTTTTAATTTGGTGTCTTTGGCAAGACTGCAATGCTCAGACTTTTGATGATTGCGAGAGGACAGTCCAAGAATTAAATGTTCAATTCCATTCCTGTGACTTTATAGAATTTATGGAATTGTGTTCTTTCTCTTTGTCCCAATAGATGGGCGTTTCCTATGTGTACCTCCTGTGATAccccccatatgataaggataagggtaggtggtgtatggggatctcacattgtttgggaaggagaagttcttgctctttataaggttctaatggggctataattgtatcattaactagtctttttggagtatagaccatgtggtttgggttttctattgaggcattacaaatggtatcagagcctatcccaaccagaaatgtgggacttgagccgtacCACTTACGACAGATTGACCCGACGAGGATGTCGGAAATTTAAGGgaggtagattgtgataccctacATGATAATGATAAGGATAGGTGGTATATGAGATTCTACATTACTTGGAAAtaagaagtttttgctctttataagattccaatggggctctaattgtatcattgactagacCTTTTAAagtataggctatgtggtttgggtcttttATTGGAGCGTTACACCTCCAATGTACATGGGTTGCCCCTTTTGTTTTTCGTCCAAGAGCGTTACCGTTTCAAAAAGAAACCAGAGCACAAAACAGATTGTGCCACGTCATGAGGGTAATGTAATCTTTCTATCATATTTGGCTAGCTTATCAGCTCACTCCtttcacattttaaaatatgtgtaaACTATGAATCACAGAACGAAAATATTAAGCTATaagcattttaataaaaaaaatttaaggcaTTTGGGTTGTTCTAATATAACCGATGTACCTGAGAAGCAGCAGAATGATCAGGTCCACTCTTTGGATCAGCCCAGGTGACAGTTGGGGTGTTGCCATCCAACTTGAAATTCGCATTTGACATATTCTGCCTTGAATAATCAGCACAAGCATTATTGTAATATAAAACAAAAGCGAAACCGCGATTTCTGCTTGGATTCTGAGGATCCTGAAAATATCCAAAGCAATGTTGCTTACAAGATAAGTACTTACAACTATCAAAACATATGATAATGTCAAAGCAATACTCAATTTGAAGCCCACCTTTTTAAGCTCAATGTTCTCAACTCCAGGGCCAACCCCCTCAATGACTTTTCTAAACTCATCCTCGGTCCAGCTCTTTGGAACATTACCAAGGAATAATCTGTGCTTAGTTTCAGACAGTGAACACCTTAAGTTTTTACCCTGCAGGGATAAAGCATATGAAAGATACCACCAACAACAGACTGACAAAAGATAGTGCATTTTAAAATAAGCACCACGATTACCTTGAATTCTTTGTTATGGATCTCTTCAATGGCCTTCTGTGCAatctcttttgttttaaatgctATAAAAGCATAACCCTTGGCATCACCAGTTTCCTTATCTTTTATTAATCTTACCTGAGAAACGATAATAAAATCAAATCCTTATGGAAAATACCGATGACAAGTGgaggaaaggggaaaaaaaaaaaaaaaaaaaagatgtcatAAGCATAAGAGGATACAGTTCCAACCTCAACAACTTCACCAATTGCCTCACAGAGATGCCTCAAATCTTCTTCGAGGGCATCTCGAGGAAGTCCACCAATGAAAACTTCAGACCCATGGGGAGGAAGGGCGAGTAGCTCAGCATGCTTCCCCTTCTCATCCTCATCCTCAGAAGCAGCTGGCTTTTCTTCATCATCCACGGATTCAGAGGCAATGTGGCTTCTATCTGCTTCTGGGGATTGATCTTTCCCACTGGTCTCGGTTATAGAGTCCTCGTGTACTTCTTCAACATTTCCATACCCACCTCCATCTACTCTATCATCTTCTATTTCTGCTTCAACATCATCGTCTATCTGTGCTTCAACATCATCGTCAATCAGTTCTTCAACATCATCGTCAATCTGTTCTTCAACATCATCGTCCATCTCTTCCATGGAATTGTCCTCATCAAAATCCAATTGCTCTTCAACTTCTGTGCCTTCTGCCATATTTCTCCCTTCACGCCCTAGAATTCTTTCCATCCAATTACTAATCAGCACAAATTACCTGCAGACTCCAATGGCATTCACGGAGGATACAAAGACCCCATAAGAATTTGCATAAGTAGAAGCAATTAAGAATATATGGAATCCAGATGAAGTGAACGGAGAGCGAGAGTTGTTCATACCAGTTGAGGGGTTTGAGActgtggggagagagagagagagagagagagggagaggggttACAACGGAAATGAGACTTCCGACTGAGGTTTTCAGGGTCCATACCACGCCTCCCTGTCTGAGAAGGAGAGCCGTAATCCACTGCGGGTAGGTTTAGGGCAGTGGGAGTATGCCACGTCATCACACCATTTACCTTTAGTTtccttatttcttttaaaaaaaattattgatttgaCGATTATtctagtaaaataaatatataaaataaatttataaattgagatACTTAATACAtaacgttaaattataaaattaatttttattataaattaaatataacctatgatattaaaatacttcattttataaatttacttcttAAAATCTTTCTTTAACTATAATACTTTAAAAGTAATACATcccaaaatatgttttatttctaACATATTATGCATTAACAATGTTTTAGCTTTACACGTCACTGTTTATAGTGAAgaattatcattataattttttatcatttcttttaataatttaggttattaaattttagaactaattgcattttttttcctgaattctCACCCGATTGTCGTTTATCTTCTTATACTACGAATTTAGTACAACTACGCCTTTAATGAATTTAATGAGATAAAGagcacaaaaacaaaattgagtAATCGAGTTAATAAAAGTAATtgataaattaacatgattttatataatttattaaatttattttacgataaaaataattttataatctaataccatatcaaatcatttcactttatgagtttatttttatataatctatttataactaataaattattaGATAGATATgtgtgatataagattttattataccatttctcatatatatatatatatatatatatatatatatatatatattacaaattagCTTTCTAGAAAACAAATGTTTTTAAGTGGTGTTTGGTTGTCCAcgggaaaatattttcttgaaatgatttttattgtttggtgCGGATAATCTTTTACGTACATGCAGATCTTTTTTGTAATAGATATAATACTTATGTCTCAATTTTCACttctataataaatttttatatgaattaaataaagtTAAACACAAAATTAGTATATGTGGCTTGTAGTCAAATTGCTATCTGTGcattttaattgaatttttcacTCTATGTGCTTTTAagattgatttaattaattattctcttggaaattaaacttttaactATATTGACGTGGCAAGGCACATGACATGTcatgtgttttaaaattaaaaaaccttaaaaatttaaaataaaaatttaaaacttaaaaaatggcaaaaaaaatag
Above is a genomic segment from Juglans microcarpa x Juglans regia isolate MS1-56 chromosome 1D, Jm3101_v1.0, whole genome shotgun sequence containing:
- the LOC121265499 gene encoding heterogeneous nuclear ribonucleoprotein Q, whose product is MERILGREGRNMAEGTEVEEQLDFDEDNSMEEMDDDVEEQIDDDVEELIDDDVEAQIDDDVEAEIEDDRVDGGGYGNVEEVHEDSITETSGKDQSPEADRSHIASESVDDEEKPAASEDEDEKGKHAELLALPPHGSEVFIGGLPRDALEEDLRHLCEAIGEVVEVRLIKDKETGDAKGYAFIAFKTKEIAQKAIEEIHNKEFKGKNLRCSLSETKHRLFLGNVPKSWTEDEFRKVIEGVGPGVENIELKKDPQNPSRNRGFAFVLYYNNACADYSRQNMSNANFKLDGNTPTVTWADPKSGPDHSAASQVKALYVKNIPENTSTEKLKELFQHHGEVTKVVMPPGKAGGKRDFGFIHYAERLSALKAVKDAEKYEIDGQVLEVALAKPQSDKKSDATYPYNAMPHPNHLPHSGYGGFASNQYGSLGAGYGVGTGFQQPVIYGRGPMPAGMHMVPMVLPDGQIGYVLQQPGAQIPPPRPRRIDRSNAPSPSGPPARPGGSGNDEGNRGRRYRPY